In Ignavibacteriota bacterium, a genomic segment contains:
- a CDS encoding segregation/condensation protein A gives MYNVKVPDFEGPLDLLLFFIKRDELDIYDIPIAHITSEFLSYVQMMQALDLELAGEFIVMAATLMQIKARMLLPQSPMEEGEEEIDPRAELTRRLIEYKRFKESAEHLQSMEMEQRQRYFRSLFKFDVRTSAPEDDGQFLRDVTLYHLVTAFQRAIENIPKKIVHEVRTIPYTIEEQGIFLMDFFAGRNEYNFLEIVDDMRDKMHIVVTFIALLELIKAQRVRVLIHDDFNDFVIHRVAAAG, from the coding sequence GTGTACAACGTCAAGGTTCCCGACTTTGAGGGGCCGCTCGACCTCCTGCTCTTTTTCATCAAGCGTGATGAGCTCGACATTTACGACATCCCCATCGCGCACATCACGAGCGAGTTTCTCAGCTACGTGCAGATGATGCAGGCGCTCGATCTCGAGCTTGCCGGCGAGTTCATCGTGATGGCCGCCACGCTCATGCAGATCAAGGCGCGTATGCTTCTTCCCCAGTCGCCCATGGAGGAAGGAGAGGAGGAGATCGATCCGCGGGCGGAATTGACGCGCCGCCTTATCGAGTACAAACGCTTCAAGGAATCGGCCGAGCACCTGCAGTCGATGGAAATGGAGCAGCGCCAGCGGTATTTCCGTTCTCTGTTCAAGTTCGACGTCCGCACCAGCGCCCCCGAGGACGACGGGCAGTTTCTCCGCGACGTCACGCTGTACCACCTCGTGACCGCATTCCAGCGCGCGATCGAGAACATCCCGAAGAAGATCGTGCACGAGGTGCGCACGATTCCGTACACGATCGAGGAACAGGGGATTTTCCTCATGGATTTCTTCGCGGGCCGCAACGAATATAATTTTCTCGAGATCGTCGACGACATGCGTGACAAGATGCACATCGTCGTCACCTTCATCGCGCTTCTCGAACTCATCAAGGCACAGCGCGTGCGCGTGCTGATCCACGACGACTTCAACGACTTCGTCATCCACCGCGTCGCCGCAGCCGGCTGA